A DNA window from Aureibacter tunicatorum contains the following coding sequences:
- a CDS encoding YceI family protein — translation MNRLLLIAIILLSDVSVNAQLYLTKTGLTKFKASVEAFEPVEAENHSSTAILNSSTGEVAGLLFLGGFEFEIALMQEHFNENFMESDKYPKASFKGVIEGFDFSKLEAKESDFIMNGTVTVRGIERSIKTVVYLSKIEQEVYVKSKFVLFPEEFDIDIPHIVRNKIAESVIVDINYVLHEKD, via the coding sequence ATGAACAGATTATTACTTATAGCAATCATATTATTGAGCGATGTTTCGGTTAACGCTCAACTTTATTTGACCAAGACAGGCTTGACTAAATTCAAGGCTTCAGTAGAAGCATTTGAGCCCGTGGAAGCTGAAAATCACAGCTCCACAGCTATTTTAAATTCATCTACTGGTGAAGTTGCAGGGCTGTTATTTTTGGGCGGTTTTGAGTTCGAAATCGCATTGATGCAAGAACATTTTAATGAGAATTTTATGGAATCTGATAAATACCCCAAGGCGTCTTTCAAGGGAGTAATCGAAGGCTTCGATTTTAGTAAATTAGAAGCAAAAGAATCTGATTTTATTATGAATGGTACTGTCACTGTGCGAGGTATCGAACGGAGTATCAAGACAGTAGTGTATTTAAGCAAAATAGAGCAAGAGGTCTATGTGAAAAGTAAGTTTGTTTTATTTCCAGAGGAATTTGATATCGACATTCCCCATATTGTCAGAAATAAAATTGCGGAAAGCGTTATTGTTGATATAAATTATGTGCTGCATGAAAAAGATTAA
- a CDS encoding DUF5777 family beta-barrel protein: MRRIIFTLLVVFSLGKAVAQENELLNQLETLTPQKKYSQPAFKAMKIVNLQSTKLAEKGDMYMYVSHRFGSVKDGLDTFFGLDNANTKIQLIYGLTKYLQLGLSRESLRKTYAGSMKFKIFSQQDGMPVNIAGYATINLNSELDKERFPSLKYEDRLSYATQLLISRKMTNALSIELAPTYVRQNLVHEPFQEHDQLALGMGGRIKVSKRVSFNLDYVYNFSRSELSVFKNPLSVGMDIETGGHVFQLLFTNAQSTNEPGFISNAEGNWAEGDVFFGFNIVRVF; the protein is encoded by the coding sequence ATGAGAAGAATTATTTTTACTTTATTAGTAGTGTTTAGTCTTGGAAAAGCTGTAGCACAGGAGAACGAGTTGCTGAATCAATTGGAAACATTGACTCCTCAAAAAAAATATTCCCAGCCAGCGTTTAAGGCGATGAAAATAGTTAATTTGCAATCAACAAAGCTTGCTGAAAAAGGGGATATGTATATGTACGTTTCCCATAGATTTGGGTCGGTGAAAGACGGATTGGATACATTTTTTGGTTTGGACAATGCAAATACTAAAATACAATTGATTTATGGACTCACAAAGTATTTGCAACTTGGACTGAGCAGAGAGTCATTGCGTAAAACGTATGCTGGATCTATGAAGTTCAAGATCTTCAGCCAGCAGGATGGAATGCCTGTGAACATAGCGGGTTATGCTACGATTAATTTGAATAGCGAGTTGGATAAAGAAAGGTTTCCTTCGCTAAAATACGAGGATAGGTTGAGTTATGCCACTCAATTATTAATATCGAGAAAAATGACTAATGCGCTTTCTATTGAATTAGCGCCGACATATGTGAGGCAGAATTTAGTGCATGAGCCATTTCAAGAGCATGATCAATTGGCGCTGGGAATGGGAGGAAGAATAAAGGTCAGCAAACGAGTGTCTTTTAATTTGGATTATGTGTATAATTTTAGTCGTAGTGAATTGTCGGTTTTTAAAAACCCTCTGAGTGTGGGAATGGATATTGAGACAGGAGGACATGTTTTTCAACTATTATTTACAAATGCTCAGTCTACAAACGAGCCAGGTTTCATTTCAAATGCGGAGGGTAACTGGGCTGAAGGGGATGTTTTCTTTGGTTTTAATATCGTTAGAGTTTTTTGA